The Thermanaeromonas sp. C210 genome segment CTGGGTGGGGTGCTCATGCATGCCGTCCCCGCCGTTGATGACCGAGGCCTGGATGTATCGCGTCAAGAGCAGCGGGCTCCCCGCCGCGCTGTGGCGGATTATCACCGCATCGGTTCCCATGGCGGCCAGGGTTTCGGCCGTATCCCTTAGGGATTCGCCCTTGGTAACACTGCTGGTGGCCGTGGCGATACTCGCCGTATCGGCACCCATGTATTTGGCCGCCAGTTCAAAGGAGGTGCGAGTACGGGTACTGGGTTCGTAGAAAAGGGTCACCACCAGTTTGCCTCGCAGGGTCGGGACCTTTTTAATATCCCGCTGGATAATCTCCTTCATAGGGGCCGCTGTATCGAGGATCAGCTCGATCTCCTCGGCCGTCAGGTCTTTAAGGCCTAAAAGATGTTTGCTCTTCAGCATCGCTTTTCATCCCCCATTTCCCCATTAAGCCCATATATAATAAAAAACTCCTTATTGCCCATGCCAGGCTAATAAGGAGGGTGAAGGCCTTGCCGTCCTTATTAGCCTCACAGGACTAATTTCAAGGACCGGCGTTTTTTTCCGGTAACGCTCGTATCAGAACTTGATCTACACCGTCTATTTCCTTCAGTTGAACGGCTATTTCTTCTTTGCGGGAAGTCGGAACGTTTTTGCCTACGTAATCGGCTCTAATGGGCAGCTCCCGGTGACCCCTGTCGATCAGCACGGCCAGCTGGATGTTTTGCGGCCGGCCCAGGTCTATCAGAGCATCCAGGGCGGCCCGCACCGTCCTGCCGGTGAATAGCACATCGTCTACTAGGATTACTTTCTTGTCGGTAACGTTGAAGGGTATCTCGGTGCGGTGGACTATGGGGTAGGCACTTAAAGTGGTGAGGTCGTCGCGGTAAAGGGTTATGTCCAGGACCCCCAAGGGTACCGTCACCCCTTCGATCTCTTTGATAAGGGCCTGGAGCCTTTCCGCCAGCGGGACCCCCCGGCGCCGGATACCTATGAGCACCAGGTTTTGAGTGCCCTTATTCCGCTCCAGAATTTCGTGGGCAATGCGCACCAGGGAGCGGCGTATTTTTTCCTCATCCATGATCTGAGCCTTTACCTTCAGTGTCAACAATTCTCACCCTTTCTACCGGCATAAAAAAACCCACGCTCATCCGGCGCAGGTTTAGCATGCCCTCATCAGGCCTATTAGTATCCCTTGCTAGCCTCACCGGACTAACTTAAAAGGATTATTACCGTGATAACTTTAGCCCAATATGTCCTCCCTGTCAAGCATTATTTTATTTATTGTTACCGGACAGTGATAATGTCATAGTGTAAGCGGACTGAGAAAATGTCATTATGAGGGGAGAAACATTTTTGAGCGAAAAAGAAGCTAAAAGGGTTTACGTCGTGGAACAGGTCCTCGCCGGGAAAATCACTGTCCGGCAGGCAGCAGAACTTTTGGAGTTTCCGCCTTAAGGGAGGAATGAAAAAAGAAGGTGTTGCGGCCCTGGCCCATAAAAATCGTGGTCGAAAACCTAATCATGCCGTCCCTCAAGAAGTTCGTAGCTTGGTAGTTTCTCTAGCTGCAGGGCCATTTCAGGAGGCTAGTTGTCAACATATGTCGGAGCTGCTGGCTGAATTCCATAATATCTCTTTATCTCCTAAAAACTATTAGCCGTATCCTCGCCCAGGCCGGTATCTATAACCCCCATTCCCATAAGGCTGCCCGTAGAAGACGCTCCCGCAGCCGTATGCCTAAAGAAGGTATGTTGGTCCAGATGGATGCCCGTCCCTTTGCCTGGCTGGAAGAGAGAGGCCCTAAAATGACCCTCCACGGCTCGGTGTCACCTCGCTCAATTGGTCTTCCATACCTTGTAGGCGGTAGGGGTTCGGTTGCGAGGAGTAACCGACAAGGCTATAATTATTGTTGGTCAGCACTATGCAGCCTTGCCCTCCCCGGAGGGCCTTTTAGTTGTAGGGGAGTTTCACTAAAGATGAGGGATGAAATAATTATAAGGGCCGAAAAGCTGGTAAAGCGCTATAACGGTTTTACGGCGGTCAAGGGCATCGATTTTACCGTCCGCACGCGGGAATGCTTGGGATTCCTGGGTCCCAACGGCGCAGGAAAGACCACCACTGTAAGGATGATCTACTGCTTTACCCCCATCTCGGAGGGTAAGCTGTCGGTGTTGGGGCTGGATGTCCGCCGGCATCCCCGCGCCATTAAGGCTCAATTAGGGGTAGTGCCCCAGGAGGACACCCTGGACCCCGAGCTTACCGTGGAGGAAAATTTGCTCCTCTATGCCAGTTATTTTGATCTCCCGCCCAGGGTAGCCCGGCAGAGGGCCGAGGAGTTAATGGAGTTCACCGATCTGCAGGATAAAGCCCATACTTCGGTAGAGCATCTCTCCGGAGGCATGAAGCGGCGGCTGGCCATAGCCAGGGCCCTGATTAACAATCCCAAACTGCTGATAATGGACGAGCCCACCACCGGCCTCGATCCCGAAGCCCGGCGCTTAATATGGGAAAAACTCCGCCAGCTTAGGGAAAAAGGGATA includes the following:
- the pyrR gene encoding bifunctional pyr operon transcriptional regulator/uracil phosphoribosyltransferase PyrR; protein product: MTLKVKAQIMDEEKIRRSLVRIAHEILERNKGTQNLVLIGIRRRGVPLAERLQALIKEIEGVTVPLGVLDITLYRDDLTTLSAYPIVHRTEIPFNVTDKKVILVDDVLFTGRTVRAALDALIDLGRPQNIQLAVLIDRGHRELPIRADYVGKNVPTSRKEEIAVQLKEIDGVDQVLIRALPEKNAGP
- a CDS encoding helix-turn-helix domain-containing protein, with product MKKEGVAALAHKNRGRKPNHAVPQEVRSLVVSLAAGPFQEASCQHMSELLAEFHNISLSPKNY
- a CDS encoding ABC transporter ATP-binding protein; translated protein: MRDEIIIRAEKLVKRYNGFTAVKGIDFTVRTRECLGFLGPNGAGKTTTVRMIYCFTPISEGKLSVLGLDVRRHPRAIKAQLGVVPQEDTLDPELTVEENLLLYASYFDLPPRVARQRAEELMEFTDLQDKAHTSVEHLSGGMKRRLAIARALINNPKLLIMDEPTTGLDPEARRLIWEKLRQLREKGITVLLTTHYMEEAAYLCDRVLVMNEGRILAEGAPEDLVRCQVGQEVIELAPFPNHRPGEFLTGLDGQIRGYQLVGETLFLYTDRGHDLWPRLQDRAFRHKMLRPATLEDVFLKLAGRGLTQ